The region CACATCTTGACGTCCACTCGCTTACGCTTGGGTTATCACTAATCCGCGCAGAGGAACATTATGGGCAACTGGTTAACACAGCTTCAGTCAATGCTGGGGCAAAGCGGCGCAGGGTCATCATCCGGCGCGTCAGGGATTCAGGACGCGCTGCGCTCAAAGGGGTTAAATAAACTTCTCTCTCCCGGCGCGCTGGGCGGCCTGGCCGGGCTGCTGGTCGCGAGTAAATCATCGCGCAAGCTGCTGGCGAAATATGGCGGCGGCGCGCTGCTGGTCGGCGGCGGGGCGGTTGCCGGCACGGTACTGTGGAACAAGTACAAAGATAAAATCCGCGCGGCGCATCAGGATGAGCCGCAATATGGTCAGCAGCAGACGCCGATCGACAGACGCGCAGAGCGGTTAATTCTCGCGCTGGTATTCGCCGCCAAAAGCGACGGCCATATCGACGACAGCGAGCGCGCGGCGATTGAACGTCAGCTGCGCGACGCGGGCATTGAAGAACAGGGGCGTGTATTGGTGGAGCAGGCCATTAACCAGCCGCTCGACCCGATGCGTCTTGCCGCCGACGTGAAAAATGAAGAAGAAGCGCTGGAACTCTATTTCCTGAGCTGTGCGGCCATTGATATTGACCATTTTATGGAGCGCAGCTATTTGCAGGCGCTCGGCGACGCCCTGAAAATCCCGCAGGAGGTGCGCGAAGAGATCGAGCGTGACATCCAGCAGGAGAAAAAAGCGCTGCCGGGATAAGCAGATAATGCGATAAACAGGCATGTTTCGCTTGCAACGCGCGCGGGTTTTGCCACCCTTACAGTGTGTTAAACAAAAAGAACAGCGACATGCCACCGAAAGCGAAACCGATACCTTACGCCATGACCCGGCATGGCGACACCCGCATTGATAACTACTACTGGCTGCGTGACGACACGCGCTCGCAGCCGGAAGTGCTGGATTATCTGCACCAGGAAAATGACTACGGACGCCGCGTGATGTCCACCCAGAGCGCGCTGGAGGAACGGCTGCTCTCTGAAATGGTCAGCCGTATTCCCCCGCGCGACGTCTCTGCGCCCTATGTCAAAAATGGCTATCGTTACCGGCAGATCTATGAAACCGGCTGCGAATACGCCATCTATCAGCGCCAGTCGGTTATCCACAGCGAATGGGAAGAGTGGGACGTTCTGCTGGACGGCAATAAACGCGCCGCCCGTAGCGAATTCTACACGCTGGGCGGGATGGATATCGCGCCGGATAACCGTGTGATGGCGGTGGCGGAGGATTTTCTTTCCCGCCGCCAGTACGGGCTGCGCTTTCGCAATCTTGAAACCGGCCAGTGGTACCCGGAAGTGCTGGAGAACGTCTCGGCGAGTTTCGTCTGGGCGAACGACTCCCGCACGCTCTATTACGTGCGCAAACACCCGGTCACGCTGCTGCCGTATCAAATCTGGCGCCACACGCTCGATACTGCCGCCGACCAGGACGAACTGGTGTATGAAGAGAAAGACGAGACCTTCTACGTCAGCCTCTATAAGACCACCTCGCAAAATTTCATTCTGATTTTTCTCGGCAGCGCCACCACCACGGAGGTGCTGCTGGTCAACGCCGACCTGCCTGACGCGCCGCCGCTGAGTTTTCTGCCGCGCCGAAAGGATCACGAATACAGCGTCGATCACTTTCAGCATATGTTTTATATTCGCTCTAATCGCGCCGGGAAAAACTTCGGTTTGTACCGCAGCCGCGTGCGCGATGAGGCGCGCTGGGAAGAGATCATTGCGGCGCGCGAGCACATTATGCTGGAGGGGTTTACGCTCTTCGCCGACTGGCTGGTGGTGGAGGAGCGTCAGCGCGGCCTCACCAGCCTGCGGCAAATCAACCGCAAAACCCATGAGTCGCTCGGCATCGCTTTTGATGACCCCGCCTACGTGACGTGGGTCGCCTATAACCCGGAGCCGGAAACCTGCAAGCTGCGTTATGGCTACTCGTCAATGACCATGCCGGACACGCTCTTTGAGCTGAATATGGAAACCGGCGAGCGCCGCGTGCTTAAGCAGACCGAAGTGGCGGGCTTCGACGCCAGCAACTACCGCAGCGAACATCTGTGGATCACGGCGCGCGACGGGGTCGAGGTGCCGGTATCGCTGGTCTGGCACAAAGACCATTTCCGCGAAGGAAAAAATCCGCTGCTGGTTTACGGCTACGGCTCATACGGCACCTGTATCGACGCTGATTTCAGCGCCAGCCGCTTGAGCCTGCTGGACAGGGGTTTTGTCTACG is a window of Cronobacter muytjensii ATCC 51329 DNA encoding:
- a CDS encoding tellurite resistance TerB family protein gives rise to the protein MGNWLTQLQSMLGQSGAGSSSGASGIQDALRSKGLNKLLSPGALGGLAGLLVASKSSRKLLAKYGGGALLVGGGAVAGTVLWNKYKDKIRAAHQDEPQYGQQQTPIDRRAERLILALVFAAKSDGHIDDSERAAIERQLRDAGIEEQGRVLVEQAINQPLDPMRLAADVKNEEEALELYFLSCAAIDIDHFMERSYLQALGDALKIPQEVREEIERDIQQEKKALPG
- the ptrB gene encoding oligopeptidase B is translated as MPPKAKPIPYAMTRHGDTRIDNYYWLRDDTRSQPEVLDYLHQENDYGRRVMSTQSALEERLLSEMVSRIPPRDVSAPYVKNGYRYRQIYETGCEYAIYQRQSVIHSEWEEWDVLLDGNKRAARSEFYTLGGMDIAPDNRVMAVAEDFLSRRQYGLRFRNLETGQWYPEVLENVSASFVWANDSRTLYYVRKHPVTLLPYQIWRHTLDTAADQDELVYEEKDETFYVSLYKTTSQNFILIFLGSATTTEVLLVNADLPDAPPLSFLPRRKDHEYSVDHFQHMFYIRSNRAGKNFGLYRSRVRDEARWEEIIAAREHIMLEGFTLFADWLVVEERQRGLTSLRQINRKTHESLGIAFDDPAYVTWVAYNPEPETCKLRYGYSSMTMPDTLFELNMETGERRVLKQTEVAGFDASNYRSEHLWITARDGVEVPVSLVWHKDHFREGKNPLLVYGYGSYGTCIDADFSASRLSLLDRGFVYAIAHVRGGGELGQQWYEEGKFLKKKNTFNDYLDVCDALLAQGYGDPDYLFGMGGSAGGMLMGTAINERPALFRGVIAQVPFVDVVTTMLDESIPLTTGEFEEWGNPADETFYHYMKSYSPYDQVSAQRYPHLLVTTGLHDSQVQYWEPAKWVAKLRELKTDNNLLLLCTDMDSGHGGKSGRFKSYEGVAMEYAFLIGLAQGTLPPDPLVD